One Luteimonas sp. MC1825 DNA segment encodes these proteins:
- the grpE gene encoding nucleotide exchange factor GrpE — protein MTNEQTPDDTLEAADTIPHDELEALRGELEQLRAQSLVERADLDNQRKRLQRDVQNACRFANKQLLGDLLPVFDSLDAALLAGAADDPMRTGMELTLRELLRVTASQGLVQLAPAPGDAFNPDQHQAMSVVDAAGVPAGAVAQLFQKGYQLNEQLLRPALVAVARDD, from the coding sequence ATGACCAACGAACAGACGCCCGACGATACCCTCGAGGCCGCCGACACCATTCCGCACGACGAACTCGAGGCCCTCCGCGGCGAGCTCGAGCAGCTGCGCGCGCAGTCCCTGGTGGAGCGTGCCGACCTTGACAACCAGCGCAAGCGCCTGCAGCGCGATGTGCAGAATGCCTGCCGGTTCGCCAACAAGCAGTTGCTCGGCGACCTGCTGCCGGTGTTCGACAGCCTCGACGCGGCGCTGCTCGCGGGCGCAGCCGACGATCCGATGCGCACGGGCATGGAGCTGACGCTGCGCGAACTGCTGCGCGTCACGGCCAGCCAGGGGCTGGTGCAGCTCGCGCCGGCTCCTGGTGATGCGTTCAACCCCGACCAGCACCAGGCGATGAGCGTGGTGGACGCCGCAGGCGTTCCCGCCGGCGCGGTCGCGCAGCTGTTCCAGAAGGGCTACCAGCTCAACGAACAGCTGCTGCGCCCGGCGCTCGTCGCCGTGGCCCGCGACGACTGA
- the dnaJ gene encoding molecular chaperone DnaJ, translating into MSKRDYYEVLGVARNAGDDELKKAYRRSAMKHHPDRNPGNHEAEAAFKECKEAYEVLSDGGKRRMYDQHGHAAFEHGMGGGNAGPGQPDMGDIFGDIFGNIFGGAGGGTRGPRRGADVGYVMELDLEEAVAGVERRIELPTLAACDPCNGTGSEDGKLETCDTCQGRGQVRFQRGIFSMQQPCPHCHGRGQTFKSPCPSCRGNGRVEEEKVLSVKIPAGVDNGDRIRLSGEGEAGPPGTQPGDLYVEVRVRPHPIFERDGDDLHCEVPIRIGQAALGDTTRVPTLGGEAEIRIPAETQTGKVFRLRDKGVKSVRSRAPGDLYCKVVIETPVNLTNQQRELLEQLEATFVGDGARRHSPKASTFVDGVKGFWERMTS; encoded by the coding sequence ATGAGCAAGCGCGACTACTACGAAGTCCTCGGCGTTGCCCGCAACGCCGGCGACGATGAACTGAAGAAGGCCTATCGCCGCAGCGCGATGAAGCACCACCCTGACCGCAATCCGGGCAACCACGAGGCCGAGGCCGCGTTCAAGGAGTGCAAGGAGGCCTATGAAGTGCTGTCCGACGGCGGCAAGCGCCGCATGTACGACCAGCATGGCCACGCCGCGTTCGAGCACGGCATGGGCGGCGGCAATGCCGGTCCCGGCCAGCCGGACATGGGCGACATTTTCGGGGACATCTTCGGCAACATCTTCGGCGGTGCTGGCGGCGGCACGCGCGGCCCGCGACGCGGCGCCGACGTCGGCTACGTGATGGAACTCGACCTCGAAGAGGCGGTGGCGGGCGTCGAGCGCCGCATCGAACTGCCCACGCTGGCCGCCTGCGATCCCTGCAACGGCACCGGCTCCGAGGACGGCAAGCTCGAGACCTGCGACACCTGCCAGGGGCGTGGCCAGGTGCGGTTCCAGCGCGGCATCTTCTCGATGCAGCAGCCGTGCCCGCATTGCCACGGCCGCGGCCAGACCTTCAAGTCGCCGTGCCCGTCCTGCCGCGGCAACGGCCGAGTCGAGGAAGAGAAGGTGCTGTCGGTCAAGATCCCGGCCGGCGTGGACAACGGCGACCGCATCCGCCTCTCGGGCGAGGGCGAGGCGGGGCCTCCCGGCACGCAGCCCGGCGACCTGTACGTCGAGGTGCGCGTGCGCCCGCACCCGATCTTCGAGCGCGACGGCGACGACCTGCACTGCGAAGTGCCGATCCGCATCGGCCAGGCCGCGCTCGGTGACACCACGCGCGTGCCGACGCTTGGCGGCGAAGCGGAGATCCGCATTCCCGCAGAAACCCAGACCGGCAAGGTCTTCCGCCTGCGCGACAAGGGCGTGAAGTCGGTGCGCAGCCGCGCGCCGGGCGACCTCTACTGCAAGGTGGTGATCGAGACCCCGGTCAACCTGACCAACCAGCAGCGCGAGCTGCTGGAGCAGCTGGAAGCGACGTTCGTCGGCGATGGCGCGCGCCGCCACTCGCCCAAGGCCAGCACCTTCGTGGATGGCGTCAAGGGCTTCTGGGAACGCATGACGTCCTGA
- the dnaK gene encoding molecular chaperone DnaK, which yields MAKIIGIDLGTTNSCVAIMDGGKARVIENSEGDRTTPSVVAYTKDGEVLVGASAKRQAVTNPQNTFYAVKRLIGRKFTDAEVQKDIGLVPYAIAQHDNGDAWVATSDGRKLSAQEVSARILEKMKKTAEDYLGEKVTEAVITVPAYFNDSQRQATKDAGRIAGLDVKRIINEPTAAALAYGLDKDGGDRKIAVYDLGGGTFDMSIIEIAEVDGEKQFEVLATSGDTFLGGEDFDKRVIDYLVDEFNKDQGMDLRKDPLALQRLRDAAERAKIELSTAQHTEVNLPYVTADASGPKHLNIKLTRAKLEALVEDLIKKTIEPCRTALNDAGLRASDVNEVILVGGQTRMPKVQAAVAEFFGKEPRKDVNPDEAVAIGAAVQGGVLAGDVKDVLLLDVTPLSLGIETLGGVFTKIIEKNTTVPTKASQTFSTAEDNQSAVTVHVLQGEREQARYNKSLAKFDLTGIDAAPRGMPQVEVSFDIDANGIVHVTAKDKKTNKEQKVEIKAGSGLSDEEIQRMVADAEAHREDDRKFHELVGARNQADALVHGTRTAIKDNGDKVPGDVIGRVEAAIADVETAMKGDDKVQIEARTKVLEEAAQALFAAAAQQGGGDAGGDAGAPAAGDDVVDAEFTEVKDDDSKA from the coding sequence ATGGCAAAGATCATTGGCATCGACCTGGGCACGACCAACTCGTGCGTGGCGATCATGGACGGCGGCAAGGCCCGCGTCATCGAGAACAGCGAGGGCGACCGCACCACGCCCTCCGTCGTCGCCTACACCAAGGACGGCGAGGTGCTGGTGGGTGCGTCGGCCAAGCGCCAGGCGGTCACCAACCCGCAGAACACCTTCTACGCGGTGAAGCGCCTGATCGGCCGCAAGTTCACCGACGCCGAGGTGCAGAAGGACATCGGCCTGGTGCCGTACGCCATCGCCCAGCACGACAACGGCGACGCCTGGGTCGCGACCAGCGACGGCCGGAAGCTGTCGGCGCAGGAAGTGTCCGCGCGTATCCTGGAAAAGATGAAGAAGACCGCCGAGGACTACCTGGGCGAGAAGGTCACCGAAGCCGTCATCACCGTGCCTGCGTACTTCAACGACTCGCAGCGCCAGGCGACCAAGGACGCCGGCCGCATCGCCGGGCTCGACGTCAAGCGCATCATCAACGAGCCGACCGCGGCCGCGCTGGCCTATGGCCTGGACAAGGACGGCGGCGACCGCAAGATCGCCGTGTACGACCTCGGCGGCGGCACCTTCGACATGTCGATCATCGAGATCGCGGAAGTCGACGGCGAGAAGCAGTTCGAGGTGCTCGCCACCAGCGGCGACACCTTCCTCGGTGGCGAGGACTTCGACAAGCGCGTCATCGACTACCTGGTCGACGAGTTCAACAAGGACCAGGGCATGGACCTGCGCAAGGATCCGCTGGCCCTGCAGCGCCTGCGCGATGCCGCAGAGCGCGCAAAGATCGAGCTGTCCACCGCGCAGCACACCGAGGTCAACCTGCCGTACGTGACCGCCGACGCCTCGGGCCCGAAGCACCTCAACATCAAGCTGACGCGCGCCAAGCTGGAGGCGCTGGTCGAGGACCTGATCAAAAAGACCATCGAGCCGTGCCGCACCGCGCTCAACGACGCCGGCCTGCGTGCCAGCGACGTCAACGAGGTGATCCTGGTCGGCGGCCAGACGCGCATGCCGAAGGTGCAGGCGGCGGTCGCCGAGTTCTTCGGCAAGGAGCCGCGCAAGGACGTCAACCCCGACGAGGCGGTCGCCATCGGCGCCGCGGTGCAGGGCGGCGTGCTGGCGGGCGACGTCAAGGACGTGCTGCTGCTCGACGTGACCCCGCTGAGCCTCGGCATCGAGACCCTGGGTGGCGTGTTCACCAAGATCATCGAGAAGAACACCACGGTGCCCACCAAGGCCTCGCAGACCTTCTCCACCGCCGAGGACAACCAGTCCGCGGTCACCGTGCACGTGCTGCAGGGCGAGCGCGAGCAGGCCCGCTACAACAAGTCGCTGGCCAAGTTCGACCTCACCGGCATCGACGCCGCGCCGCGCGGCATGCCGCAGGTCGAGGTGTCGTTCGACATCGACGCCAACGGCATCGTGCACGTCACCGCCAAGGACAAGAAGACCAACAAGGAGCAGAAGGTCGAGATCAAGGCCGGCTCGGGTCTTTCGGACGAGGAAATCCAGCGGATGGTGGCCGATGCCGAAGCGCACCGCGAGGACGACAGGAAGTTCCACGAACTGGTCGGCGCCCGCAACCAGGCCGACGCCCTGGTGCACGGCACGCGCACGGCGATCAAGGACAACGGCGACAAGGTGCCGGGCGACGTGATCGGCCGGGTCGAGGCTGCGATCGCCGACGTCGAGACCGCCATGAAGGGCGACGACAAGGTGCAGATCGAGGCCAGGACCAAGGTGCTCGAGGAGGCCGCGCAGGCGCTCTTCGCCGCCGCGGCCCAGCAGGGTGGTGGCGATGCGGGTGGCGATGCCGGTGCGCCGGCGGCCGGCGACGACGTCGTCGATGCCGAGTTCACCGAGGTCAAGGACGACGACTCCAAGGCCTGA
- the carB gene encoding carbamoyl-phosphate synthase large subunit yields MPRRSDLKTILIIGAGPIVIGQACEFDYSGAQACKALREEGYRVVLVNSNPATIMTDPDTADAVYIEPITWQMVEKIIEKERPDALLPTMGGQTALNCALDLADHGVLEKYGVELIGARREAIMMAEDRELFRVAMAEIGLECPKAEVARTFEQAVATQAKVGYPTIIRPSFTLGGSGGGIAYNKEEFEEIAKRGLELSPVGEILVEESVLGWKEFEMEVVRDTADNCIIVCSIENLDPMGVHTGDSITVAPAQTLTDKEYQRLRQASIAVLRKIGVDTGGSNVQFGINTETGRVVVIEMNPRVSRSSALASKATGFPIAKIAAKLAVGYTLDELKNDITGGRTPASFEPSIDYVVTKIPRFAFEKFPQADSRLTTQMKSVGEVMAIGRTFQESLQKALRSLETGKVGLDPTGLDLTSEDDLVVLKRELREPGPERLFHIADAFRAGMSVEDVHALSWVDPWFLDQMEDIVAAEREVAARGVDALDGARLRALKRMGFADARLAQLVQVEEKAIRALRRAFGIRPVYKRVDSCAAEFATTTAYMYSTYEDECEAAPSTRDKIIVLGGGPNRIGQGIEFDYCCVHAAMALREDGYETIMINCNPETVSTDYDTSDRLYFEPVTLEDVLEIVELEKPKGVIVHYGGQTPLKLARALEANGVPIIGTSPDSIDLAEDRERFQKLVDTLGLKQPPNRTARSAEQALLLAREIGYPLVVRPSYVLGGRAMEVVHADADLARYMRDAVKVSNDSPVLLDRFLDNAVEVDIDVIADKDGAVLIGGVMEHIEEAGVHSGDSSCSLPPYSLSADTQARLREQVAQLARALGVVGLMNTQFAVQAGDDGEDVIFLLEVNPRASRTVPFVSKATGIPLAKIAARCMAGKTLAELGATAEVIPHYYSVKEAIFPFAKFQGVDPILGPEMRSTGEVMGVGRSFGAAFARAQEAASIRAPEPGKAFISVRDPDKQRVLPVAQALLERGFSLVATRGTAQWLQQNGLACDVVNKVIEGRPHVVDLIKNGEIAYIVNTTEGRQAISDSFSIRREALQQRVTYSTTIAGARALLHSLEYRGTGPVWALHELHEELKQA; encoded by the coding sequence ATGCCAAGGCGCAGCGACCTCAAGACCATCCTCATCATCGGCGCGGGCCCGATCGTCATCGGCCAGGCGTGCGAGTTCGACTACTCCGGCGCGCAGGCCTGCAAGGCGCTGCGCGAGGAGGGCTACAGGGTGGTCCTGGTCAACTCCAATCCGGCGACGATCATGACCGACCCGGATACCGCCGACGCGGTGTACATCGAGCCGATCACCTGGCAGATGGTCGAGAAGATCATCGAGAAGGAGCGCCCGGACGCGCTGCTGCCCACCATGGGCGGGCAGACCGCGCTGAACTGCGCGCTGGACCTCGCCGACCACGGCGTGCTGGAGAAGTACGGCGTCGAGCTGATCGGCGCCAGGCGCGAGGCCATCATGATGGCCGAGGACCGCGAGCTGTTCCGCGTCGCGATGGCCGAAATCGGCCTGGAATGCCCCAAGGCCGAAGTGGCGCGCACGTTCGAGCAGGCCGTGGCCACCCAGGCCAAGGTCGGCTACCCGACGATCATTCGCCCGAGCTTCACCCTCGGCGGCAGCGGCGGCGGCATCGCCTACAACAAGGAAGAGTTCGAGGAGATCGCCAAGCGCGGCCTCGAGCTGTCGCCGGTGGGCGAGATCCTGGTCGAGGAATCGGTGCTGGGCTGGAAGGAGTTCGAGATGGAGGTGGTCCGCGACACCGCGGACAACTGCATCATCGTCTGCTCGATCGAGAACCTCGACCCGATGGGCGTGCACACCGGCGACTCGATCACCGTCGCGCCCGCGCAGACGCTCACCGACAAGGAATACCAGCGCCTGCGCCAGGCCTCGATCGCGGTGCTGCGCAAGATCGGCGTCGACACCGGCGGCTCCAACGTGCAGTTCGGCATCAACACCGAGACCGGCCGCGTGGTGGTGATCGAGATGAACCCGCGCGTGTCGCGATCGTCCGCGCTGGCCTCCAAGGCCACCGGCTTCCCGATCGCCAAGATCGCGGCCAAGCTGGCGGTCGGCTACACGCTCGACGAGTTGAAGAACGACATCACCGGTGGCCGCACGCCGGCGTCGTTCGAGCCGAGCATCGACTACGTGGTGACCAAGATCCCGCGCTTCGCGTTCGAGAAGTTCCCGCAGGCCGACTCGCGGTTGACCACGCAGATGAAGTCGGTGGGCGAGGTGATGGCGATCGGCCGTACCTTCCAGGAATCGCTGCAGAAGGCGCTGCGCAGCCTGGAGACCGGCAAGGTCGGGCTCGACCCCACCGGCCTCGACCTCACCAGCGAGGACGACCTGGTGGTGCTGAAGCGCGAGCTGCGCGAGCCGGGCCCCGAGCGCCTGTTCCACATCGCCGATGCGTTCCGCGCCGGCATGTCGGTCGAGGACGTGCACGCGCTGTCGTGGGTCGATCCCTGGTTCCTGGACCAGATGGAAGACATCGTGGCCGCGGAGCGCGAGGTAGCCGCGCGCGGCGTCGATGCGCTCGATGGCGCACGCCTGCGCGCGCTCAAGCGCATGGGCTTCGCCGACGCGCGCCTGGCGCAGCTGGTGCAGGTGGAGGAGAAGGCGATCCGCGCGTTGCGCCGCGCCTTCGGCATCCGTCCGGTGTACAAGCGCGTGGACTCCTGCGCCGCCGAGTTCGCCACCACCACGGCCTACATGTATTCGACCTACGAGGACGAGTGCGAAGCCGCGCCTTCCACGCGCGACAAGATCATCGTGCTCGGTGGCGGGCCGAACCGCATCGGCCAGGGCATCGAGTTCGACTACTGCTGCGTGCACGCCGCGATGGCGCTGCGCGAGGATGGTTACGAGACCATCATGATCAACTGCAACCCGGAGACGGTCTCGACCGACTACGACACCTCCGACCGCCTGTACTTCGAGCCGGTGACGCTGGAAGACGTGCTGGAGATCGTGGAACTCGAGAAGCCGAAGGGCGTGATCGTGCACTACGGCGGACAGACGCCGCTGAAGCTCGCGCGCGCGCTGGAAGCCAACGGCGTGCCGATCATCGGCACCTCCCCGGATTCGATCGACCTGGCCGAGGACCGCGAGCGCTTCCAGAAGCTGGTCGACACGCTCGGCCTGAAGCAGCCGCCCAACCGCACCGCGCGCAGCGCCGAGCAGGCGCTGCTGCTGGCGCGCGAGATCGGCTACCCGCTGGTCGTGCGCCCGAGCTACGTGCTCGGCGGCCGCGCCATGGAAGTCGTGCATGCCGATGCCGATCTAGCGCGCTACATGCGCGACGCGGTCAAGGTGTCCAACGATTCGCCGGTACTGCTCGACCGCTTCCTCGACAACGCCGTGGAAGTCGACATCGACGTGATCGCCGACAAGGACGGTGCGGTGCTGATCGGCGGCGTGATGGAGCACATCGAAGAGGCGGGCGTGCACTCCGGTGACTCGTCGTGCTCGCTGCCGCCGTACTCGCTGTCCGCGGACACCCAGGCGCGGCTGCGCGAGCAGGTCGCGCAGCTGGCGCGCGCGCTTGGCGTGGTCGGCCTGATGAACACCCAGTTCGCGGTGCAGGCGGGCGATGACGGCGAGGACGTGATCTTCCTGCTGGAAGTGAACCCACGTGCCTCGCGCACGGTGCCGTTCGTGTCCAAGGCCACCGGCATCCCGCTGGCCAAGATCGCGGCGCGCTGCATGGCCGGCAAGACGCTGGCCGAGCTCGGCGCGACCGCCGAGGTGATCCCGCACTACTACTCGGTGAAGGAGGCGATCTTCCCGTTCGCCAAGTTCCAGGGCGTGGACCCGATCCTCGGCCCGGAAATGCGTTCGACTGGCGAAGTGATGGGCGTGGGCCGCAGCTTCGGCGCCGCATTCGCGCGTGCGCAGGAAGCGGCCAGCATCCGCGCGCCCGAGCCGGGCAAGGCGTTCATCTCGGTGCGCGACCCCGACAAGCAACGCGTGCTGCCGGTCGCGCAGGCGCTGCTCGAGCGCGGCTTCAGCCTGGTCGCCACGCGCGGCACGGCGCAGTGGCTGCAGCAGAACGGGCTGGCCTGCGATGTCGTCAACAAGGTCATCGAAGGCCGCCCGCACGTGGTGGACCTGATCAAGAACGGCGAGATCGCCTACATCGTCAATACCACCGAAGGACGGCAGGCGATCTCCGATTCGTTCTCCATCCGGCGCGAGGCGCTGCAGCAGCGCGTGACGTACTCGACCACCATTGCCGGTGCGCGGGCGTTGCTGCACTCTCTGGAATATCGCGGCACGGGTCCGGTGTGGGCCCTGCACGAACTGCATGAGGAACTGAAACAGGCATGA
- the dapB gene encoding 4-hydroxy-tetrahydrodipicolinate reductase, translating to MPSPIRLMLHGASGRMGHALMRLCADGAVPGCVVVAAVSRRPAQRVVDGVPHFAAAELRGVPAFDVAVDFSLAEAFDQVLALCVERGAGLVSGTTGLSAAQCDALQAAAARIPLVWAANFSLGVALLEELVERAAATLPGWDCDIVEAHHVHKKDAPSGTALALGAAAGRGGLDPRYASLRAGDIVGEHTVQFTGIGERIELVHRATSRDVFARGALHAASRLHGRAPGSWRLRDLL from the coding sequence ATGCCGTCCCCCATCCGATTGATGCTCCATGGCGCCAGCGGGCGCATGGGCCACGCGCTCATGCGCCTGTGTGCCGACGGTGCGGTTCCGGGCTGCGTGGTGGTGGCCGCGGTGTCGCGCCGGCCGGCCCAGCGCGTGGTGGATGGCGTGCCGCATTTCGCCGCCGCGGAACTGCGCGGTGTCCCCGCGTTCGACGTCGCGGTCGACTTCAGCCTGGCCGAAGCCTTCGACCAGGTGCTCGCGCTTTGCGTGGAGCGGGGCGCCGGGCTGGTGTCCGGCACCACCGGCCTGTCCGCGGCGCAGTGCGACGCGCTCCAGGCGGCCGCGGCGCGCATCCCGCTGGTCTGGGCGGCCAACTTCAGCCTCGGCGTGGCGCTGCTGGAGGAACTGGTGGAGCGCGCGGCGGCCACGCTGCCCGGGTGGGACTGCGACATCGTCGAGGCGCACCACGTCCACAAGAAGGATGCGCCTTCGGGCACGGCGCTGGCGCTCGGTGCCGCGGCCGGGCGCGGGGGCCTGGATCCGCGCTACGCCAGCCTGCGCGCCGGCGACATCGTCGGCGAGCACACCGTGCAGTTCACCGGGATCGGCGAGCGGATCGAACTGGTGCACCGCGCGACCAGCCGCGACGTGTTCGCCCGTGGCGCGCTGCACGCGGCATCGCGCCTGCACGGCCGCGCGCCCGGCAGTTGGCGGCTGCGCGACCTGCTGTAG
- the carA gene encoding glutamine-hydrolyzing carbamoyl-phosphate synthase small subunit, with amino-acid sequence MTPPAILALEDGTVFEGVSIGAPGLCVGEVVFNTAMTGYQEVVTDPSYARQIVTLTYPHIGNTGCTAEDDEGARVWSAGLVVRDVPRRPSSWRSQVALPEWLADRGVVAIAGIDTRRLTRLLRERGAQNGAVMAGDIDAARAIEAARKFPGLKGMDLAEVVSTPGRYQWREGQLDLDSGAWTQVEPRFKVVAWDYGVKRNILRMLAERGCDVTVVPARTTAEEALALRPDGVFLSNGPGDPAPCDYAIEAIRGCLAAKVPTFGICLGHQLLALAVGGRTLKMANGHHGANHPVQDLDTGRVMITSQNHGFAVDEASLPANVRVTHRSLFDGTNQGIELLDAPAFSFQGHPEAAPGPHDVAPLFDRFVAAMAARGQTTSVIPG; translated from the coding sequence GTGACCCCACCTGCAATCCTCGCGCTTGAAGACGGCACCGTCTTCGAAGGCGTCTCCATCGGCGCGCCCGGCCTTTGCGTCGGCGAAGTGGTGTTCAACACCGCGATGACCGGCTACCAGGAGGTCGTCACCGACCCCTCGTACGCGCGCCAGATCGTCACCCTGACGTATCCGCACATCGGCAACACCGGCTGTACCGCCGAGGACGACGAGGGCGCGCGCGTCTGGTCGGCCGGCCTGGTGGTGCGCGACGTGCCGCGCCGGCCCAGCAGCTGGCGCAGCCAGGTCGCGCTGCCCGAGTGGCTCGCCGATCGTGGCGTGGTGGCGATCGCCGGCATCGACACCCGTCGCCTGACGCGCCTGCTGCGCGAGCGCGGCGCCCAGAACGGCGCGGTGATGGCCGGCGACATCGACGCCGCCCGCGCCATCGAGGCGGCGCGCAAGTTCCCCGGCCTGAAGGGCATGGATCTCGCCGAGGTGGTCAGCACCCCCGGCCGCTACCAGTGGCGCGAAGGCCAGCTCGACCTCGACAGCGGCGCGTGGACCCAGGTGGAACCGCGCTTCAAGGTGGTGGCCTGGGATTACGGCGTGAAGCGCAACATCCTGCGCATGCTGGCCGAGCGCGGCTGCGACGTGACCGTGGTGCCGGCGCGCACGACGGCGGAAGAGGCGCTCGCGCTGCGCCCCGATGGCGTGTTCCTGTCCAACGGTCCTGGTGACCCGGCGCCCTGCGATTACGCGATCGAGGCGATCCGCGGCTGCCTGGCCGCGAAGGTGCCGACATTCGGCATCTGCCTGGGCCACCAGCTGCTCGCGCTGGCGGTCGGCGGGCGTACGCTGAAGATGGCCAACGGCCACCATGGCGCCAACCATCCCGTGCAGGACCTCGATACCGGGCGGGTGATGATCACCTCGCAGAACCACGGCTTCGCGGTCGACGAGGCATCGCTGCCCGCGAACGTGCGCGTGACGCATCGTTCGCTGTTCGACGGCACCAACCAGGGCATCGAGCTTCTCGACGCGCCTGCCTTCAGCTTCCAGGGACATCCGGAGGCCGCTCCGGGCCCGCACGATGTCGCGCCGCTGTTCGACCGCTTCGTGGCGGCGATGGCCGCGCGCGGCCAGACAACCTCAGTCATTCCGGGATAA
- the hrcA gene encoding heat-inducible transcriptional repressor HrcA, with the protein MSRRRDDPLDARARQLLRTLIARHIRDGEPVGSQTLARHAGLDVSPATIRNILADLEEVGLLAAPHASAGRVPTPQGYRVFVDSLLQLSPLQEPELARLRGELATGGGTQSLLGSASELVSAMTRFVGVVSVPGRGQFAFRQIDFVPLDGQRVMAIVVFADHEVQNRIVLTRRPYGPAELEQVANYLNANFAGRPLHEIRATLVSDLRAARSEMEGLLRATTEIAEQVLVPGDEDVVVSGQARLLGVQDLADVERLRELFDAFAQKREILQLLERTVKAPGVRVFIGEETGLAPLAGMSLVTAPYGAGGRVLGVLGVIGPTRMAYDRVIPVVQATADMLGNALNPEPPSPQSADRDTPGP; encoded by the coding sequence ATGTCCCGACGCCGCGATGACCCCCTCGATGCCCGCGCACGCCAGCTGCTGCGCACCCTGATCGCGCGCCACATCCGCGATGGCGAGCCCGTGGGTTCGCAGACCCTGGCCCGCCACGCCGGCCTGGATGTCAGCCCGGCGACCATCCGCAACATCCTCGCCGACCTGGAGGAGGTCGGGCTGCTGGCGGCACCGCACGCGTCGGCCGGGCGCGTGCCCACGCCGCAGGGCTACCGCGTGTTCGTCGACTCGCTGCTGCAGCTGAGCCCGCTGCAGGAGCCGGAACTGGCACGCCTGCGCGGCGAGCTGGCGACCGGCGGCGGCACGCAGTCGCTGCTCGGCAGCGCGTCGGAGCTGGTCTCGGCGATGACCCGGTTCGTGGGCGTGGTCAGCGTGCCGGGACGCGGCCAGTTCGCGTTCCGGCAGATCGATTTCGTGCCATTGGACGGCCAGCGGGTGATGGCGATCGTGGTCTTTGCCGACCATGAGGTGCAGAACCGCATCGTGCTGACCCGGCGCCCCTACGGCCCGGCCGAACTCGAACAGGTGGCCAACTACCTCAACGCCAATTTCGCCGGCCGCCCGCTGCACGAGATCCGCGCCACCCTGGTCAGCGACCTGCGCGCCGCGCGCAGCGAAATGGAGGGCCTGCTGCGGGCGACCACCGAAATCGCCGAGCAGGTGCTGGTGCCCGGCGACGAGGACGTGGTGGTCTCCGGCCAGGCGCGCCTGCTCGGGGTGCAGGACCTGGCCGACGTCGAGCGCCTGCGCGAGCTGTTCGACGCCTTCGCGCAGAAACGCGAAATACTGCAGCTGCTGGAGCGCACGGTGAAGGCACCGGGCGTGCGCGTGTTCATCGGTGAGGAGACCGGGCTGGCGCCGCTGGCCGGCATGTCGCTGGTGACCGCTCCGTACGGGGCAGGGGGGCGCGTACTGGGGGTGCTCGGGGTCATCGGCCCCACGCGAATGGCCTACGACCGGGTGATTCCGGTGGTGCAGGCCACCGCCGACATGCTGGGCAATGCCTTGAATCCGGAGCCGCCATCCCCACAAAGTGCGGACCGCGACACTCCCGGACCCTGA